Proteins from a single region of Nitrospira sp.:
- a CDS encoding Gfo/Idh/MocA family oxidoreductase, with protein MTNSDPTVSRTSPLRIALFGAGRHAQHHARAILRCAGAKLVAVADPSDAAQAAMRSIVPGVKSYGTPEELLAAERPDVVHICTPPASHGPLALAALRAGSHIYVEKPFTERVEDAQQILDEARARNLLICAGHQLLYESPTAVLAEYLPSIGRVVHVESYFSFRTVRHAPGGRTVLRADHQLLDILPHPVYLLLRVLEQSGEGRIELVSLEVSQAGTVHALVRRGGVTGTLVVTLEGRPVDSYLRVIGKNGSLFADYVRSTTQRAIGPGSSGVDKLLAPYRQAWQLLTGTTSAMARRFLKSQRSYPGLAELFGAFYEAVRTSTPSPLSPESLLETVRICERVAEALKVGEAKALALAAPRPVESRGVLVTGGTGFLGKEIVRALLGRGRPVRVVARREPSPWERIAGAEYVVADVATGAGAHLFKGVDTVIHAAAETAGGWPEHQRNSLDATSHMVRGAAAAGVAHFIHVSSLAVLAQGHGGPIGDHHPLEPNSKGSGPYVWGKLESERRAVDLGEELGLLVKVIRPGALVDYRDFDPPGRLGKRLGNFFVAVGSPRDRLGVVDVGFAGRFLAWMTDRWESVPSPLNLLDPVSPTKRELLDHLRKANPDLTVIWLPTFVLVPLSWVATVLQKLLRPGKPAINVAKVFSAQAYDTSAIAMLAVNIEGLGMKDGASECSIQSSSPNSN; from the coding sequence GTGACAAATTCTGACCCAACAGTCTCACGAACGAGTCCTCTTCGCATCGCACTGTTCGGCGCTGGTCGTCATGCTCAGCATCATGCCCGGGCCATCCTGAGATGCGCTGGTGCCAAGCTGGTTGCGGTGGCCGATCCTTCTGATGCGGCCCAGGCGGCGATGCGGAGCATTGTCCCCGGGGTTAAGAGTTATGGCACCCCGGAAGAACTATTGGCCGCTGAACGACCTGATGTGGTGCATATCTGTACCCCGCCGGCCTCCCATGGGCCTTTGGCATTGGCCGCCCTGAGGGCTGGCAGCCATATCTATGTAGAGAAACCATTTACGGAGCGAGTCGAGGATGCGCAACAAATCCTGGATGAAGCCCGGGCAAGAAATCTCCTGATCTGTGCCGGTCACCAATTACTCTATGAGTCCCCGACTGCAGTCCTTGCCGAATACCTGCCTTCTATCGGCCGGGTCGTGCATGTCGAGAGTTACTTTTCCTTCCGTACGGTCCGACATGCCCCCGGTGGGCGCACCGTGCTCCGTGCAGATCATCAATTGCTCGATATCCTGCCCCATCCGGTCTATCTGCTGTTGCGGGTTCTCGAGCAGTCGGGGGAGGGGCGCATCGAGCTGGTCTCGCTCGAAGTGAGCCAAGCCGGGACGGTGCATGCACTCGTCCGGCGCGGTGGCGTGACCGGAACCTTGGTCGTGACACTTGAAGGGCGTCCAGTTGACAGCTATCTGCGGGTGATCGGGAAAAACGGCTCACTCTTCGCCGATTATGTCCGGAGCACCACGCAGCGGGCGATCGGTCCAGGCTCGTCGGGCGTCGACAAGCTCTTGGCTCCCTATCGGCAGGCCTGGCAACTCCTGACCGGAACCACGTCGGCAATGGCGCGCCGGTTTCTCAAGAGCCAGCGCAGCTACCCTGGGCTGGCCGAACTCTTCGGTGCCTTCTACGAGGCTGTGCGGACAAGCACCCCTTCTCCGCTCTCTCCTGAAAGTCTCCTTGAAACCGTTCGCATCTGTGAGCGGGTGGCCGAGGCGCTCAAGGTCGGAGAGGCAAAGGCGTTGGCGTTGGCAGCCCCCAGGCCTGTCGAGAGCCGGGGCGTGCTGGTGACGGGCGGAACCGGGTTCCTCGGGAAGGAGATCGTCCGTGCTTTGCTGGGGCGCGGTCGCCCCGTTCGTGTGGTGGCGCGTCGCGAGCCTTCGCCTTGGGAACGGATTGCCGGCGCTGAATATGTCGTGGCGGATGTGGCAACGGGCGCAGGAGCGCATTTGTTCAAAGGAGTCGATACGGTCATTCATGCAGCAGCAGAGACTGCCGGCGGATGGCCGGAACACCAGCGAAATTCACTCGATGCCACTTCGCACATGGTCAGGGGCGCGGCTGCCGCCGGCGTCGCGCATTTTATCCATGTGAGCAGTCTGGCAGTGTTGGCCCAGGGCCACGGAGGTCCGATCGGGGACCATCATCCACTGGAGCCGAATAGCAAGGGATCCGGGCCCTATGTGTGGGGCAAGCTCGAATCGGAACGGCGTGCCGTTGATTTGGGAGAGGAGCTGGGCTTGTTGGTCAAGGTGATTCGTCCCGGCGCCTTAGTGGATTATCGGGATTTCGATCCTCCGGGCCGTCTCGGAAAGCGGTTAGGAAATTTCTTTGTGGCCGTCGGTTCGCCGCGCGATAGGCTGGGTGTTGTGGATGTGGGGTTTGCCGGCCGGTTCCTGGCCTGGATGACCGATAGGTGGGAGAGCGTACCGAGTCCGTTGAACTTGCTCGACCCCGTCTCTCCGACCAAACGCGAGTTGTTGGATCATCTTCGCAAAGCCAACCCGGATCTCACGGTGATCTGGCTCCCGACCTTTGTGCTGGTGCCGCTCTCGTGGGTGGCGACTGTGTTGCAGAAACTTCTTCGTCCCGGCAAACCTGCGATCAATGTAGCTAAAGTGTTTAGCGCGCAGGCCTATGATACATCGGCCATTGCCATGCTTGCCGTCAACATTGAGGGGCTCGGAATGAAGGATGGGGCCTCTGAATGCAGCATTCAGTCCTCTTCGCCAAATAGTAACTGA
- a CDS encoding glycosyltransferase family 4 protein, whose product MKVLWLGHNIGYPPKGGALQRNYNLIREVASQCELHLLAFDQPVTRPEHITPEDCVAALSKFCASVDWVPLRQSSILRSRYGLAIQGLVSREPYDFLWLKSEEMARKLRKAVKEFAPDVVHFDALGLAQYHHLVGQAGTVLTHHDVESSKIAVRAKKAANPLLRRYFELESSKLASAEQIWCPRFGANVVVSEDEGAVLSRACPGLDIRVVPNGVDTSYFTPRLDPGGNTILFCGSMDMHPNQEAMEYFLQKIWPRLIAQSPEVKLCVAGRNPPDWLVQLGRSDSRICITGFVDDVRPYFQKAAVCICPILSGGGTRLKILDSLAMGVPVVATSFAASGLSLRHDKHLLLADSEVEFARAILELLGDQALRVRLSRAGADRVHEVYSWAVVAKALIEAYEFASRNQAIAG is encoded by the coding sequence ATGAAAGTGTTGTGGCTTGGGCACAATATCGGATACCCACCGAAGGGTGGTGCGCTTCAGCGAAACTACAATCTTATTCGCGAGGTGGCGAGCCAGTGTGAGTTGCACCTGTTGGCTTTCGATCAACCGGTGACTCGGCCGGAACACATTACTCCGGAAGATTGCGTCGCTGCGCTCTCTAAATTCTGCGCATCGGTCGATTGGGTTCCCCTCCGTCAGTCGTCCATCTTACGCTCACGATACGGGCTCGCGATTCAGGGGCTGGTGTCACGAGAACCTTATGATTTTCTCTGGCTGAAGTCAGAGGAAATGGCGAGGAAACTAAGGAAGGCGGTCAAGGAGTTTGCCCCAGATGTTGTACATTTCGATGCGTTGGGTTTGGCTCAGTACCATCATTTGGTGGGCCAAGCTGGAACTGTTCTTACTCACCATGACGTTGAGTCAAGTAAAATTGCTGTGCGGGCAAAGAAGGCAGCGAATCCGCTCTTGCGAAGATACTTTGAATTAGAATCCTCGAAACTGGCGTCCGCTGAGCAGATCTGGTGTCCGCGATTTGGCGCCAATGTCGTCGTGTCAGAAGATGAAGGAGCTGTGTTATCGAGGGCTTGCCCAGGCCTTGATATCCGGGTGGTGCCAAATGGGGTGGATACGAGCTACTTTACTCCCCGGCTTGATCCCGGCGGGAACACAATCCTGTTTTGCGGCAGTATGGACATGCATCCGAACCAGGAGGCCATGGAATATTTTCTGCAGAAGATTTGGCCACGACTTATCGCACAGTCGCCCGAGGTAAAGCTCTGTGTAGCTGGAAGAAATCCGCCTGATTGGCTTGTGCAGCTCGGAAGATCAGATTCTCGCATTTGCATCACCGGATTCGTAGATGATGTTAGACCATACTTTCAGAAGGCGGCCGTATGCATCTGTCCGATCCTCAGCGGTGGAGGGACACGGCTTAAGATCCTGGATAGTCTGGCGATGGGAGTGCCTGTTGTAGCAACTTCGTTTGCGGCTTCGGGTCTTTCCTTGAGGCATGACAAGCATTTGCTTTTGGCGGACTCCGAAGTCGAATTTGCCCGAGCCATATTGGAATTGCTTGGTGACCAGGCGTTGAGGGTACGTTTGTCGCGAGCCGGGGCCGATCGTGTTCATGAGGTCTATTCGTGGGCTGTTGTAGCCAAAGCTTTGATTGAGGCCTACGAATTTGCCTCTAGGAATCAAGCGATAGCCGGATAA
- a CDS encoding acyltransferase, whose amino-acid sequence MPPSKSRILFLDSLRAIAIVMVIGQHALGYSQLSPEVQAAFKYWFQIAVPVFFLVDGYLFFHKLERIGKLDYAKYIGESARRLVGPWVFFSGLYFITRLVYEYFGHPLDYVVLGRDSVDLLVAVWVGAPAVQMYFLLSLFFVRSFAFATKHLRGVHPIFIFAAVWMMNGLWGFINGMTIGGFQLKASWGGGQDPLLHAVWGLQYYLLGCALYTSNPWLSRHAKVLAATVLASLVVLYYGEYSSPSLTQYSYLCGSYLLLFAIGDRSRALGGIGCSTMGIYLVHQPVVLKGMSVASALVFDNTGLWCYLLVVIGTLVCSIWTTRLLMKVPHAHRLFGEP is encoded by the coding sequence ATGCCGCCCTCTAAAAGCAGAATCCTGTTTTTGGATTCCCTCCGCGCAATAGCTATTGTCATGGTCATAGGGCAGCATGCGTTGGGCTACAGCCAGCTGTCTCCGGAGGTTCAGGCAGCCTTCAAGTACTGGTTTCAAATTGCGGTTCCGGTGTTTTTCCTTGTCGATGGATATCTCTTTTTCCATAAGCTTGAGCGCATAGGAAAGCTGGACTATGCGAAATATATAGGGGAGAGCGCGAGACGTTTAGTTGGGCCATGGGTGTTTTTCAGTGGCCTGTATTTCATCACGCGATTGGTCTATGAATACTTCGGTCACCCCTTGGACTATGTAGTCTTGGGGCGTGATTCTGTAGATCTTCTGGTGGCTGTATGGGTGGGCGCCCCTGCTGTACAGATGTACTTCTTGCTGTCCCTCTTTTTCGTCCGCTCGTTCGCATTTGCCACAAAACATTTGCGGGGCGTTCACCCTATTTTTATATTTGCGGCAGTGTGGATGATGAATGGCCTGTGGGGTTTCATAAATGGCATGACGATAGGAGGATTCCAGCTCAAGGCCAGCTGGGGTGGTGGACAAGATCCACTTTTGCACGCGGTCTGGGGGCTGCAGTATTATCTTCTGGGTTGTGCGCTATACACCTCTAATCCATGGCTATCCAGGCACGCAAAAGTCTTGGCAGCTACTGTCCTGGCCAGCTTGGTAGTTCTCTACTACGGAGAATATAGTTCGCCATCCCTGACTCAGTATTCCTATTTGTGTGGTTCCTATTTGTTGCTTTTTGCAATTGGGGATCGCAGCAGGGCGTTGGGTGGGATTGGATGCTCTACGATGGGCATCTACCTGGTACACCAGCCTGTGGTGTTAAAAGGAATGTCCGTTGCCTCCGCTTTAGTTTTTGATAACACGGGCTTGTGGTGCTACCTGCTCGTGGTTATTGGGACTTTGGTGTGTTCCATCTGGACTACCCGATTGCTAATGAAGGTGCCGCATGCTCACCGTCTGTTCGGCGAACCCTGA
- a CDS encoding glycosyltransferase, whose protein sequence is MFPENRWSSGKIFCELVREFKQSRARIVHTHKYKDMILAAPASKLCGIPHLVRTVHGLSEPFKGLQAFKMNVYELVERTVYRCCVDAIIGVSSQIESRYKTDEAAPLVTCIRNGIDLELNPTQADRWLTRQELGVDVETCLIGTIGRLTPVKGLSYLLQSISILLRQRANVRLLIVGDGVIRKDLEAQARDFGISENVVFLGHREDTQELLQALDIFVLPSLSEGIPMALLEAMAASRAVVASRVGGIPEIVEDGVEGILVEPMDVPRLAESCVKLIDSPEIAMKMGEQARKRVVQEFSATAMADRVAGLYKELVLSQ, encoded by the coding sequence GTGTTTCCTGAGAATCGATGGAGTAGCGGCAAGATCTTTTGTGAGCTCGTTCGCGAATTCAAACAGTCACGGGCTAGGATCGTTCATACTCACAAGTACAAAGACATGATTCTGGCAGCGCCGGCTAGTAAGTTGTGCGGGATTCCACATCTTGTACGAACGGTCCATGGCCTCAGCGAACCGTTTAAAGGTTTGCAGGCGTTTAAGATGAATGTTTATGAATTGGTGGAGCGCACAGTATATCGATGCTGTGTCGACGCCATCATCGGCGTCTCATCTCAGATTGAGAGCAGGTATAAGACGGATGAAGCGGCCCCCCTTGTTACGTGCATTCGAAATGGGATCGATCTGGAGCTGAATCCTACTCAGGCTGACCGATGGCTGACACGCCAAGAGTTGGGGGTTGATGTCGAGACCTGCCTGATCGGGACAATCGGACGGCTTACCCCCGTGAAGGGACTTTCCTACCTGCTTCAATCGATTTCCATTCTCCTGCGCCAGCGGGCGAATGTGAGGTTGCTGATCGTGGGGGATGGAGTGATTCGCAAGGATCTTGAGGCGCAGGCGCGCGACTTTGGAATTAGCGAAAACGTTGTCTTTTTAGGACATCGAGAGGATACTCAAGAATTACTGCAGGCCTTAGATATTTTCGTCCTTCCCTCGTTGAGCGAGGGCATTCCCATGGCCTTGCTTGAGGCAATGGCGGCGTCTCGGGCTGTCGTGGCCAGCCGGGTGGGAGGGATCCCTGAAATTGTTGAGGACGGAGTCGAGGGAATTCTCGTTGAGCCGATGGATGTACCCCGACTTGCAGAGAGTTGCGTGAAATTGATCGATTCCCCGGAGATCGCCATGAAAATGGGAGAGCAAGCTCGAAAGAGAGTGGTGCAGGAGTTTTCTGCGACGGCTATGGCGGATCGAGTTGCAGGACTCTATAAAGAATTGGTGCTGTCTCAATGA
- a CDS encoding choice-of-anchor D domain-containing protein, translating into MYAPTKSLSAKISQRLLLGIAVAGVMAMDIQIPTATHAATITQENAALQTPNSSTKTLSAPAKPSSAGSRKSHRLVRRPAPLGSSQTGAMSAATLNQAPLAPAISTVPAKTVSQEPGTTSTREGAADKQLPPVSFAAPIAGPLALMQTAPVTTSAAAAPSTLMGSAQPSTRVAAAAPSGARGPSLPGRMQRLLSELPGAAQIVAYQEEDPDPTVVTPTLTRNPSVLSFSAVQNGSSPASQSLTITNTGPGTLTWTASSNSAWLTLNNATSASGTNLGSVGVRVNPAGLSVGTHSGLITIVGTGAANSPQMVTVSFDVTAAPTPTIGLSATTLSFSAVQGGSNPANKTISVSNSGSGTLNWTATENASWLSLSPASGTGSGTISVAVNTSGLSVGTISTPITITASGATNTPQTVTVSLTITAAAVPPAIGVTPGSLTFTAQQGSGNPTPQSLAVRNTGGGTLTWTVSNNAAWLSHSPTSGTGTGTVTISPVTGSLAAGTYTGAVTLYATGAAAVTIPITFTITAPAAQPTIGLSPTSLTFNATAGGNNPSNQTIAITNTGTGSLTWTVTDNANWLTATQSGNSVVTSVNIAGLAAGSYSGVITVAASGATNTPRTVPVTLTIAAATQPTTGTVTLSWVPNSESDLAGYKVYRATASGGYGAPIATVPAGTSQYVSSGLAKGFTYFFVITAYDEAGNESPYSSETSKSLY; encoded by the coding sequence ATGTACGCTCCAACGAAATCTTTGAGCGCCAAGATATCGCAACGGTTACTACTCGGCATCGCTGTGGCAGGCGTGATGGCAATGGATATTCAGATACCGACGGCCACCCACGCAGCCACCATCACTCAAGAAAATGCCGCCTTACAGACTCCGAATTCGTCAACGAAGACTCTCTCGGCTCCTGCGAAACCGTCATCGGCGGGGTCACGAAAGTCACATCGCCTGGTCCGCCGCCCGGCCCCCCTTGGCAGCAGCCAGACCGGGGCGATGAGCGCAGCAACATTAAATCAAGCTCCATTGGCACCCGCCATCAGCACTGTCCCTGCAAAGACAGTGTCCCAGGAGCCAGGGACAACCTCGACCAGAGAGGGAGCAGCAGACAAGCAATTGCCTCCGGTCAGCTTCGCTGCACCGATTGCCGGGCCGCTTGCACTCATGCAGACGGCGCCGGTCACCACTTCTGCGGCGGCAGCCCCATCCACACTGATGGGAAGCGCGCAGCCATCGACACGAGTGGCGGCAGCCGCTCCGTCCGGAGCGCGCGGGCCAAGCCTTCCCGGCCGAATGCAGCGGCTTCTGTCTGAGTTGCCCGGCGCGGCGCAAATCGTGGCCTATCAAGAAGAGGATCCTGACCCGACAGTAGTCACCCCCACACTCACCCGCAATCCGAGCGTCCTCTCATTTTCCGCCGTTCAGAACGGATCCAGTCCGGCTTCCCAGTCTCTCACCATTACCAACACGGGACCGGGCACACTGACTTGGACGGCATCCTCAAATAGCGCCTGGCTGACATTGAATAACGCCACCTCGGCCTCGGGTACCAACCTCGGCTCGGTTGGTGTACGGGTGAATCCAGCCGGTCTCTCGGTTGGAACTCATAGCGGCCTGATCACTATCGTCGGGACAGGCGCAGCCAACTCGCCACAGATGGTCACAGTGAGCTTTGACGTCACTGCTGCTCCTACTCCCACCATCGGTTTGAGCGCGACGACATTATCCTTCTCCGCCGTACAGGGAGGAAGCAACCCGGCCAACAAGACGATCTCCGTTTCCAACTCCGGAAGCGGAACCCTGAACTGGACAGCAACTGAAAACGCAAGTTGGCTGAGCCTAAGCCCTGCCTCAGGAACCGGATCCGGAACGATATCGGTCGCGGTCAATACATCCGGTTTATCCGTCGGCACCATCAGCACTCCCATCACCATCACCGCTTCCGGAGCCACCAACACACCGCAAACGGTGACCGTCTCGCTCACCATCACAGCAGCGGCGGTTCCTCCGGCGATTGGAGTCACTCCTGGAAGTCTGACCTTTACGGCGCAACAGGGAAGCGGAAACCCAACGCCACAGTCACTGGCCGTCAGAAACACCGGGGGCGGCACGCTGACCTGGACCGTCAGCAACAATGCCGCGTGGCTCTCGCACTCTCCAACCTCCGGGACCGGAACCGGCACCGTGACGATTAGTCCGGTCACCGGAAGTCTCGCGGCAGGCACCTATACCGGCGCGGTCACGCTTTACGCGACCGGGGCCGCAGCCGTCACTATTCCGATCACCTTCACAATCACCGCGCCGGCCGCTCAACCGACCATCGGCCTGAGCCCCACGAGTCTCACGTTCAATGCCACCGCCGGCGGGAACAATCCTTCGAACCAGACCATCGCGATCACCAACACCGGCACAGGATCCCTGACCTGGACAGTGACGGACAACGCCAACTGGCTGACGGCGACCCAATCGGGGAATTCAGTGGTCACGAGCGTGAATATCGCGGGCCTGGCGGCAGGAAGCTATAGCGGGGTTATCACCGTGGCTGCATCAGGTGCCACGAACACCCCGCGGACGGTGCCAGTCACACTGACCATAGCGGCCGCTACCCAACCGACGACCGGAACGGTTACACTATCCTGGGTTCCCAATAGCGAATCAGATCTCGCAGGATATAAGGTGTATCGCGCAACCGCCTCAGGGGGATATGGCGCACCCATTGCCACGGTACCGGCAGGGACCTCTCAATACGTATCCAGTGGTCTAGCAAAAGGATTCACGTACTTTTTCGTGATCACAGCTTATGACGAGGCAGGAAATGAAAGCCCCTACTCGAGCGAAACAAGTAAGAGCCTCTATTAA
- the asnB gene encoding asparagine synthase (glutamine-hydrolyzing), with amino-acid sequence MCGIVGSVHAELGRIDQQLVRRMCALIRRRGPDDDGFFFDGQVGLGMRRLAIIDVNSGRQPVFNEDRTVAVVFNGEIYNYQELREGLLKRGHVLTSHSDTECIVHLYEDFGEDYVSHLRGMFGIAIWDLREKKLLLARDRFGIKPLYYWQDGRDLYFGSELKCLLAVDRYERQMDLQSVSDFFTFKYVPGPRTIYRGIAELPPGHTAVWRNGELITRRYWQLKFSTDHNKSVDYYREGLLHHLEEAVRLHLVSEVPLGSFLSGGVDSSAIVALMAKICPGNVKTFTVGFGEGQPGADERPYARTVAELFKTDHSECVYDNPQAQVESILPLMLEAFDEPFADSSMIPNYLVCQAARQWVTVAMSGIGGDELFAGYERYRGALAANSYQRMPGVLRHSLRALIHALPQWDMAGLWIDRMKRFVDGAALPLPERYQQYLSAFTESDKAGLFSQEFLSELRKANVATAELAMHKVEQCRDPLEWILLTDMETYLPDDELRKADRLSMWHSLEVRVPFLDHKLVEFVSTIPSGLKLKGWEKKHILIKSLEGVLPHSILNRRKQGFSIPLDKWLRGPLRDLLGEHLSPSSLKEIGLFNGVTVRRMLEEHDRGERNFETQLWAILVFVLWFKTYMNRSPSATNV; translated from the coding sequence ATGTGCGGTATTGTCGGCAGTGTTCATGCAGAGCTCGGACGGATCGATCAGCAATTGGTCCGTCGGATGTGCGCGCTGATCCGGCGGCGCGGTCCTGACGACGACGGTTTCTTCTTCGACGGGCAGGTCGGGTTAGGCATGCGCCGACTCGCGATCATCGACGTGAACAGCGGACGGCAGCCGGTCTTCAATGAAGATCGCACGGTGGCAGTGGTCTTCAACGGAGAGATTTACAACTACCAAGAGCTTCGCGAGGGCCTCTTAAAACGCGGGCATGTCCTGACCAGTCACTCGGATACGGAATGTATCGTCCATTTGTACGAAGATTTCGGTGAAGATTATGTATCGCATTTGCGTGGCATGTTTGGGATTGCTATTTGGGATCTCCGAGAAAAAAAGCTCTTGCTCGCTCGAGATCGTTTCGGGATCAAGCCTCTGTATTATTGGCAGGATGGGCGAGATCTCTATTTCGGGTCTGAGCTGAAGTGCCTGCTTGCAGTCGATCGCTATGAAAGGCAGATGGATCTTCAGTCTGTCTCAGACTTCTTCACTTTCAAGTATGTGCCAGGGCCGCGCACGATCTATCGGGGAATCGCGGAGTTGCCTCCCGGGCATACTGCGGTATGGAGGAACGGAGAGCTTATAACGCGGCGATACTGGCAGCTCAAATTTTCCACAGATCACAACAAATCGGTCGACTATTATCGTGAAGGCCTGCTGCATCATCTGGAAGAAGCGGTGCGTTTGCACCTGGTGAGCGAGGTGCCGCTCGGCTCATTTTTGAGCGGGGGTGTCGATTCCAGTGCCATCGTTGCGTTGATGGCCAAGATCTGTCCGGGAAATGTGAAGACGTTTACCGTGGGGTTTGGAGAGGGGCAGCCAGGAGCCGACGAGCGTCCCTATGCGAGGACGGTTGCTGAGTTGTTCAAGACGGACCATTCAGAGTGCGTCTACGACAATCCGCAGGCACAAGTTGAGTCGATCCTTCCCTTGATGCTTGAGGCGTTTGATGAGCCGTTTGCGGACTCCTCGATGATTCCCAACTACCTTGTGTGTCAGGCGGCCAGACAGTGGGTCACTGTTGCGATGTCCGGGATCGGAGGGGACGAGCTATTTGCCGGGTACGAGCGATATCGTGGTGCCCTTGCGGCGAACTCCTACCAGCGAATGCCCGGCGTGCTCAGGCATAGTCTTCGCGCGCTGATTCACGCGCTCCCACAGTGGGATATGGCGGGGCTCTGGATCGATCGGATGAAGCGATTTGTCGATGGCGCGGCTCTGCCTCTGCCAGAGCGGTACCAGCAGTACCTCTCGGCGTTTACGGAGTCGGATAAGGCAGGTCTTTTCAGTCAGGAGTTCTTGAGTGAGCTGAGAAAAGCCAACGTAGCCACTGCAGAGCTTGCGATGCATAAGGTCGAACAATGCCGGGATCCGCTTGAATGGATCTTGCTGACGGATATGGAGACCTATCTGCCGGACGACGAATTGCGGAAGGCGGATCGCCTCAGCATGTGGCATTCGTTGGAAGTACGAGTGCCTTTTCTCGACCACAAGCTTGTCGAATTCGTCTCGACAATTCCATCGGGACTGAAGTTGAAGGGGTGGGAGAAGAAGCATATTCTCATCAAGTCGTTAGAAGGTGTGCTGCCTCATTCTATTCTCAATCGAAGGAAACAAGGGTTCTCGATCCCACTGGATAAGTGGCTGCGCGGGCCCTTGCGTGACCTCCTTGGGGAGCATCTGTCGCCGTCGTCTCTTAAGGAAATAGGGCTGTTCAATGGTGTGACAGTTCGCCGCATGCTTGAAGAGCACGATCGAGGCGAGAGAAACTTTGAAACGCAGCTATGGGCCATATTAGTTTTCGTACTCTGGTTTAAGACCTACATGAATAGGAGTCCTTCAGCTACTAACGTGTGA
- a CDS encoding FkbM family methyltransferase: MSTLKRLAVTLLPQFVLAWGKKHYYAYVVPRFWEAEIEPITCFVHAGDSVIDLGANIGWYSAVLSRLVGERGKVYAVEPIPETFSLLSSVIKRLGLTNVELFNCAVSDKDGTAVMELPKHEYGGTNYYMARIVSGKSAEPRVDRVEVPLRSVDSLFLERLSERVTFVKCDVEGHELAVLKGASQFFARVKPALMIEVTGTAAMQDAPDNEFFLIMARYGYVPYSYDGKKLRKRVKGHWSVNYFFLQDAHLPQVAHLLSD; this comes from the coding sequence ATGTCCACTTTAAAGAGGCTTGCCGTAACACTGCTGCCCCAATTCGTATTGGCCTGGGGCAAGAAGCATTACTATGCTTACGTTGTTCCACGGTTTTGGGAAGCTGAGATCGAGCCGATTACCTGTTTTGTTCACGCCGGGGATTCCGTGATCGACTTAGGGGCTAATATTGGATGGTACAGTGCAGTTCTTTCAAGGTTGGTGGGGGAGCGCGGGAAGGTCTATGCAGTAGAGCCAATTCCTGAAACCTTTTCTCTGCTCTCTTCAGTCATAAAGAGGTTGGGGTTGACCAATGTGGAGCTCTTCAATTGCGCAGTCTCGGATAAGGATGGGACTGCGGTAATGGAGCTTCCAAAACATGAATATGGGGGGACGAACTATTATATGGCTCGGATTGTTTCGGGGAAGTCTGCTGAGCCACGGGTTGACAGGGTTGAAGTGCCTCTCAGGTCGGTAGATTCACTGTTTCTAGAACGGTTATCAGAAAGGGTGACTTTCGTAAAGTGCGATGTGGAGGGGCATGAACTGGCTGTGTTGAAAGGGGCCTCACAGTTCTTCGCAAGAGTAAAACCTGCACTGATGATTGAGGTTACTGGAACTGCGGCGATGCAGGATGCTCCCGATAACGAATTCTTTTTGATCATGGCTCGATATGGCTATGTGCCGTACTCGTATGACGGGAAAAAACTTCGGAAACGAGTCAAGGGGCATTGGAGTGTGAACTACTTTTTCTTGCAGGATGCTCATCTGCCGCAAGTTGCTCACCTTCTTTCTGATTGA